Proteins encoded in a region of the Megalops cyprinoides isolate fMegCyp1 chromosome 3, fMegCyp1.pri, whole genome shotgun sequence genome:
- the chek1 gene encoding serine/threonine-protein kinase Chk1: protein MAVPFVQDWDLVQTLGEGAYGEVRLLVNRKTEEAVAVKVVDMSRAKDCPENVKKEVCINKLLSHPSIVRFFGHRVEGNTQYLFLEYCSGGELFDRIEPDVGMPERDAHKFFQQLIAGVEYLHSVGITHRDIKPENILLDDKDNLKISDFGLATMFRHRGRERRLTRLCGTLPYVAPELMSRTEFSAQPADTWACGIVLTAMLAGELPWDQPTESCQEYSDWLQRKTYLTPWKKIEATPLSLLTKILLHDPDKRITIPDIKKDRWFSKSFKSGAKRMSDSQGPVTKLLRSDSEQAPLGSTNSEDRVQISSSQPEPALGWSWESGVGGAQTEGLLVSFSQPACPDHMLLGSQLLGTQGSSQSPWQRLVRRMTRFFTTLGVESSCAALREACTSMGYTWKQSCTNQATVSTMDRRNNKLIFKVHFLEMEERILVDFRLSKGDGLEFKRLFLKIKRQLGDIVNSQKVPLPVT, encoded by the exons ATGGCCGTGCCGTTTGTGCAGGACTGGGATTTGGTACAGACTCTGGGTGAAGGGGCATATGGAGA AGTGCGGCTGCTGGTCAATAGGAAGACTGAGGAGGCGGTAGCTGTGAAGGTGGTGGACATGTCGCGGGCCAAGGACTGTCCCGAGAATGTCAAGAAGGAAGTGTGCATCAACAAGCTGCTCTCCCACCCCAGCATCGTGCGCTTCTTTGGCCATCGCGTTGAGGGCAACACGCAGTATCTGTTCCTGGAGTACTGCAGCGGAGGGGAGCTCTTTGACCGCATcg AGCCGGATGTCGGGATGCCTGAGAGAGATGCTCACAAGTTTTTCCAGCAGCTCATTGCAGGCGTG GAGTATCTCCACAGTGTTGggatcacacacagagacatcaaaCCGGAGAACATACTGCTCGATGACAAAG ACAACCTGAAGATCTCGGACTTTGGGCTGGCCACCATGTTCCGGCACCGCGGGCGGGAGCGGCGGCTGACGCGGCTGTGCGGCACGCTGCCCTACGTGGCGCCCGAGCTGATGTCGCGCACTGAGTTCAGTGCCCAGCCCGCCGACACCTGGGCCTGCGGCATCGTCCTCACCGCCATGCTGGCCGGAG AGTTGCCGTGGGACCAGCCGACCGAAAGCTGCCAGGAgtattctgattggctgcagagGAAGACCTACCTCACACCCTGGAAGAAGATTGAAGCCACGCCCCTCA GTCTGCTGACCAAGATCTTGCTGCACGACCCTGATAAGAGAATCACCATTCCTGACATCAAGAAGGACCGCTGGTTCAGCAAGAGCTTCAAGTCAG GAGCGAAGCGGATGAGTGACTCGCAGGGCCCGGTGACCAAGCTGCTGCGATCTGACTCGGAGCAGGCGCCTCTCGGCAGCACCAACAG tgaggACCGAGTGCAGATATCCAGCTCCCAGCCTGAGCCTGCGCTGGGATGGTCGTGGGAGTCAGGAGTGGGCGGCGCTCAGACAGAGGGGCTGCTGGTCAGCTTCTCCCAGCCAGCTTGCCCTGACCACATGCTACTGGGCAGTCAGCTGCTGGGCACACAAGGATCCAGTCag TCGCCGTGGCAGCGCCTGGTCCGGAGGATGACGCGTTTCTTCACCACCCTGGGGGTGGAGTCGTCTTGTGCTGCACTAAGAGAAGCCTGCACCAGCATGGGCTACACCTGGAAACAGAGCTGCACCAATCAG GCAACCGTCTCCACAATGGATCGCCGTAACAACAAGCTGATCTTCAAGGTGCACTTCCTTGAAATGGAGGAGAGGATCCTGGTAGATTTTAGGCTGTCAAAG GGTGATGGCTTGGAGTTCAAGAGACTCTTCCTGAAAATCAAACGACAGCTCGGTGACATTGTCAACAGCCAGAAGGTCCCGCTACCTGTCACATGA